One region of Natrinema salaciae genomic DNA includes:
- a CDS encoding pyridoxal phosphate-dependent aminotransferase, with protein sequence MSERSLSSDAVGTTRTSGVAESVIREMTREALREDAINLSQGIPDADETPVEIKAAAKDAIDAESQYTITWGLPDLRDAVAERYADWKGVEYDPETEVTITSGTSEAIMSTMLALAEPGDEVIYFEPVYESYIPASQFAGATAVPLDITDTLEIDYERLAAAAEDARILVLNTPMNPTGKVFSRDELERIEEIVFEHDLIVLTDEIYEHIVYDDDYLSPVEVGDLADRTVVCTGMSKTFSVTGWRVGFCLAPEYLSRELRKVHDYTSICAPTPFQRAGVEALSLPDSYYEELSASYERRRDLLYDGLVEAGLDPVTPDGAYYMMTRYPTDEADLEFCYRLIREAGVAAVPGSSFYTDPDADADWIRFTFSRNEETIREAVDRLRENRWW encoded by the coding sequence ATGAGCGAGCGATCGCTTTCGAGCGACGCCGTCGGCACGACCCGAACGAGCGGCGTCGCCGAGTCGGTAATCCGCGAAATGACTCGGGAAGCGCTCCGTGAGGACGCGATCAACCTCTCGCAGGGGATTCCCGATGCGGACGAGACGCCGGTCGAAATCAAGGCGGCCGCCAAAGACGCGATCGACGCGGAGAGCCAGTACACGATCACCTGGGGGCTCCCGGATCTCCGGGACGCGGTCGCGGAGCGGTACGCCGACTGGAAGGGCGTCGAATACGACCCCGAGACCGAGGTGACGATCACGAGCGGCACCAGCGAGGCGATCATGTCGACGATGCTCGCGCTCGCGGAACCGGGCGACGAGGTGATCTACTTCGAACCGGTCTACGAGAGCTACATCCCGGCCAGCCAGTTCGCCGGCGCGACGGCCGTCCCCCTCGACATCACCGACACCCTCGAGATCGACTACGAGCGGCTCGCGGCGGCGGCCGAAGACGCCCGGATCCTCGTGCTCAACACGCCGATGAATCCGACGGGGAAGGTGTTCTCCCGCGACGAACTCGAGCGGATCGAGGAGATCGTCTTCGAACACGACCTGATCGTGCTCACCGACGAGATTTACGAGCACATCGTCTACGACGACGACTACCTCAGCCCGGTCGAAGTCGGCGACCTCGCCGACCGGACGGTCGTCTGTACCGGCATGTCGAAGACGTTCAGCGTCACCGGCTGGCGCGTCGGATTCTGTCTCGCCCCCGAGTACCTCTCCCGGGAGCTCCGGAAGGTCCACGACTACACGAGCATCTGCGCGCCGACGCCGTTCCAGCGGGCGGGCGTCGAGGCGCTCTCGCTGCCCGACTCGTACTACGAGGAGCTGTCCGCGTCCTACGAGCGGCGCCGCGACCTGCTCTACGACGGGCTCGTCGAGGCGGGGCTCGATCCCGTCACGCCCGACGGCGCGTACTACATGATGACGCGGTATCCGACGGACGAAGCCGACCTCGAGTTCTGCTATCGGCTCATCCGCGAGGCCGGCGTCGCCGCCGTGCCGGGAAGCAGCTTCTACACGGACCCCGACGCCGACGCGGACTGGATCCGGTTTACCTTCTCGCGAAACGAGGAGACGATTCGGGAGGCGGTCGATCGACTGCGCGAGAACCGCTGGTGGTGA
- a CDS encoding NrpR regulatory domain-containing protein — MATDPDRRTYDILRLLAAHEPIGSVHLTEHLREHGYSVTERTVRNTLADLDEAGLTEKAGGKGRRLTAAGRSELERGGLSGRIERVSERLADLTSRVTYDPAADAGDVVVGTVTVSREDRSTLDELVTRMNDSRLGPVPTAVDPVDGPDGDRLEVAVPSSVTIDGVLLSHGIESHPDTIGVVEYHQRPDTVPYDDPEPAVHGGAIRRFTDVIGDERATVDLVSLLIRARETDVTNALDGETGLLVADNREFPLVHYDTAAELAVTTRDRLGGVLDVRRPREPGPFPWGEPGWKFASLTYAGASECLISACVESGIALEWETLAAVRPRSVLSRSQ, encoded by the coding sequence ATGGCGACCGATCCCGACCGGCGAACGTACGATATCCTCCGCCTGCTGGCGGCCCACGAACCGATCGGAAGCGTCCACCTCACGGAGCACCTCCGCGAACACGGCTACTCGGTGACCGAGCGGACGGTCCGGAACACCCTCGCCGACCTCGACGAGGCGGGACTGACCGAGAAAGCGGGCGGAAAGGGACGCCGACTGACGGCGGCCGGCCGCAGCGAACTCGAGCGCGGCGGGCTCAGCGGTCGGATCGAACGCGTCAGCGAACGACTCGCCGATCTCACGAGTCGGGTCACCTACGACCCGGCGGCCGACGCGGGCGACGTCGTCGTCGGAACCGTGACCGTCTCGCGCGAGGATCGATCGACCCTCGACGAGCTGGTGACGCGGATGAACGACTCGCGGCTCGGCCCCGTTCCGACCGCGGTCGACCCGGTCGACGGACCCGACGGCGACCGACTCGAGGTCGCGGTCCCCTCGAGCGTGACGATCGACGGCGTCTTGCTCTCGCACGGGATCGAGAGCCACCCGGACACGATCGGCGTCGTCGAGTATCACCAGCGGCCGGACACCGTTCCGTACGACGACCCGGAGCCGGCGGTTCACGGCGGCGCGATTCGCCGGTTCACCGACGTGATCGGCGACGAGCGGGCGACGGTGGATCTGGTCTCGCTGTTGATCAGGGCCCGGGAGACGGACGTCACGAACGCGCTCGACGGTGAAACCGGACTGCTGGTCGCCGACAACCGCGAGTTCCCGCTCGTCCACTACGACACGGCCGCCGAACTCGCGGTGACGACCCGCGATCGCCTGGGCGGCGTTCTCGACGTTCGCCGACCTCGAGAGCCCGGCCCGTTCCCGTGGGGGGAACCCGGGTGGAAGTTCGCGTCGCTCACGTACGCGGGGGCGTCAGAATGCCTCATCTCCGCGTGTGTCGAGTCCGGAATCGCCCTCGAGTGGGAGACCCTCGCGGCGGTACGTCCGCGTTCTGTACTTTCACGGTCGCAATAA
- a CDS encoding ABC transporter permease subunit, giving the protein MATETSATDDGSEAGRAGLRANAKWYVLSYPLSWLVAIFLVPLAMLVVFSFWVNIPGGQYEMGFTLENYTRFLTSSLYLGQLWLTVEISLVTAVISLLLGYPMAYYLAQMRRPWLRSALLITIISSLWVTYVIRAYAWQVILASNGILSSIGVATGVLSQHQSFYPGYWGLIVGMVYVFLPFMILTLYSSIRNIDGELLEASKNLGAGPATTFRRVTLPLSKHGITSGTALVFILALGSYVLPRLLGSSAQRTLPVLIEQQIMSESNYPFGAAMSIGLIAVVLAFLWVFVRFTGVTTASLGGTEEIETVDSGSDDATAAANATGIGARARRGVAAAAERTGLAGAAGAISSAVNSLVTSVDSTTRESITWVSFRLYVAAVMVYIAAPLGIIVAVSFTPEQFLTFPPGGFSLQWYGEFFTDSSWLIALINSLTIASAAALLSTSIGGTLAFALDRFDYRLGAIFGTLGVLPILVPPVIIGVAFLVFFLEIGFAGSQLSIIVAHGIFYAPFPFILISQGLGEIDRTYEEAAMNLGASPVRTIRTITYPLLRANVISGALFAFILSLNEYIIAWLLSLFLVDTIPIQIFNQLRYSYPPTIAAASVVFIALTVVVMTAIERMSGGIWE; this is encoded by the coding sequence ATGGCGACCGAGACATCCGCGACCGACGACGGCAGCGAGGCCGGACGGGCGGGGCTCAGAGCGAACGCGAAGTGGTACGTGCTGTCGTACCCGCTGAGCTGGCTCGTCGCGATCTTTCTCGTGCCGCTGGCCATGCTGGTGGTGTTCAGCTTCTGGGTCAACATTCCCGGCGGCCAGTACGAGATGGGGTTCACGCTCGAGAACTACACGCGCTTTCTCACGAGCAGTCTCTATCTCGGGCAGCTGTGGCTAACGGTCGAAATTTCGCTGGTAACGGCCGTCATCTCGCTGCTGCTTGGCTATCCGATGGCGTACTACCTCGCCCAGATGCGGCGACCGTGGCTGCGGAGCGCGCTGCTGATCACGATCATCTCTTCGCTGTGGGTAACCTACGTCATCAGGGCGTACGCGTGGCAGGTCATTCTGGCCTCCAACGGGATCCTGAGTTCGATCGGCGTCGCCACCGGGGTCCTCTCCCAACACCAGTCGTTCTACCCCGGCTACTGGGGGTTGATCGTCGGTATGGTGTACGTCTTCCTGCCGTTCATGATACTCACGCTCTACAGCAGCATTCGGAACATCGACGGCGAGCTGCTCGAGGCGTCGAAGAACCTCGGTGCGGGACCGGCTACGACGTTCCGCCGGGTGACGCTCCCGCTGTCGAAACACGGGATCACCAGCGGCACCGCGCTCGTCTTCATCCTGGCACTCGGGTCGTACGTGCTGCCGCGGCTCCTCGGAAGTTCCGCACAGCGGACCCTGCCGGTGCTGATCGAACAGCAGATCATGAGCGAGAGCAACTACCCGTTCGGGGCCGCGATGAGCATCGGGCTGATCGCCGTCGTGCTCGCGTTCCTCTGGGTGTTCGTTCGGTTCACCGGCGTCACGACCGCGAGCCTCGGCGGAACGGAGGAGATAGAGACCGTCGACAGCGGATCGGACGACGCGACGGCGGCCGCGAACGCCACCGGTATCGGGGCGCGCGCCCGCCGCGGTGTCGCCGCCGCGGCCGAACGGACGGGTCTCGCCGGGGCGGCCGGTGCGATCTCGAGCGCCGTGAATTCGCTGGTGACGTCGGTCGATTCGACGACCAGAGAGTCGATAACGTGGGTCAGTTTCCGCCTGTACGTGGCGGCCGTCATGGTGTACATCGCCGCTCCCCTCGGGATCATCGTCGCCGTCTCGTTCACTCCCGAGCAGTTCCTGACGTTCCCGCCGGGCGGGTTCTCGTTGCAGTGGTACGGCGAGTTCTTCACTGACTCGTCGTGGCTGATCGCGCTGATCAACAGCCTCACGATCGCATCGGCTGCAGCGCTGCTCAGTACGTCGATCGGTGGAACCCTCGCGTTCGCACTGGATCGGTTCGACTACCGGCTCGGGGCCATCTTCGGAACGCTCGGCGTCCTGCCGATTCTGGTTCCGCCGGTGATCATCGGCGTGGCCTTCCTCGTGTTCTTCCTGGAGATCGGCTTCGCCGGCTCTCAGCTGAGCATCATCGTCGCCCACGGGATCTTCTACGCGCCGTTCCCGTTCATCCTGATCTCGCAGGGACTCGGCGAGATCGATCGAACCTACGAGGAAGCCGCGATGAACCTCGGCGCGTCGCCGGTGCGAACGATCCGCACGATCACGTACCCGCTGTTGCGGGCGAACGTGATCTCCGGCGCGCTGTTCGCGTTCATCCTCTCGCTGAACGAGTACATCATCGCGTGGCTGCTGTCGCTGTTCCTCGTGGACACGATCCCGATACAGATCTTCAACCAGCTGCGCTACTCGTACCCGCCGACGATCGCGGCGGCGAGCGTGGTCTTCATCGCGCTCACGGTCGTCGTGATGACCGCGATCGAGCGCATGTCCGGAGGGATCTGGGAGTGA
- a CDS encoding NrpR regulatory domain-containing protein: MAPELDRRTYDLLRLVDRHAPIGSIQLVELMQLHGYDIKDRTIRLTLSELDELGLTEKVPGKGRRLTDSGRMELEQGDVNSRLGQIRARISALTSRVSYDPIEDAGTLVAAAAFIDEPAVDETLRLLERLESLPLGPVPVSLEESAPDEPGEYRLLAPSSISLDGVLLSHGVDATLSTAGVLEYEPVEAPSDDADAERGGRIARYVDVLNGEGSSIDVISLLIEAGRSDVASIIEDGDTGLVIGDDREFPINRYEEARDLVHSSRESLGGALDFRRPREQDHHPSGNSAWAFGSITYVGTGELLLTTLNEYGLSDSWETLYGTVARKELEPVGAARAPPLDHYSRS; the protein is encoded by the coding sequence ATGGCACCGGAACTCGACAGGCGGACGTACGATCTGCTCCGTCTGGTCGACCGGCACGCCCCGATCGGCAGCATCCAGCTCGTCGAACTGATGCAGCTCCACGGGTACGATATCAAAGACCGGACGATCAGACTGACGCTTTCGGAGCTCGACGAACTCGGGCTCACGGAGAAAGTGCCCGGAAAGGGCCGCCGCCTCACCGACAGCGGACGCATGGAACTCGAGCAGGGGGACGTCAATAGCCGCCTCGGGCAGATCCGCGCGCGCATCTCCGCGCTCACGAGCCGCGTGAGCTACGACCCGATCGAGGACGCCGGGACCCTCGTCGCCGCCGCCGCGTTCATCGACGAGCCGGCGGTCGACGAGACCCTCCGGCTTCTCGAGCGGCTCGAATCGCTCCCGCTCGGTCCGGTTCCGGTCTCGCTCGAGGAGAGCGCCCCGGACGAGCCGGGGGAGTACCGGCTGCTCGCTCCCTCGAGCATCTCCCTCGACGGCGTCTTGCTCTCCCACGGGGTCGACGCAACCCTCTCGACGGCGGGCGTCCTCGAATACGAGCCCGTCGAAGCGCCGTCGGACGACGCCGACGCCGAACGCGGCGGTCGAATCGCGCGATACGTCGACGTGCTCAACGGCGAGGGGTCGTCGATCGACGTCATTTCGCTGTTGATCGAGGCCGGCCGAAGCGACGTCGCGAGCATCATCGAGGATGGCGACACCGGCCTCGTCATCGGTGACGATCGCGAATTCCCGATCAACAGGTACGAGGAAGCCCGGGATCTGGTCCACTCGAGTCGCGAGTCGCTCGGCGGGGCCCTCGACTTTCGACGACCGCGCGAACAGGACCACCACCCCAGCGGCAACTCCGCGTGGGCGTTCGGCTCGATCACGTACGTCGGGACCGGTGAGCTCCTGTTGACGACGCTCAACGAGTACGGCCTCTCCGACTCGTGGGAAACGCTGTACGGAACGGTTGCGAGAAAAGAACTCGAGCCGGTCGGGGCGGCTCGCGCGCCGCCGCTGGACCACTACTCGAGGTCGTAG
- the gvpH gene encoding gas vesicle protein GvpH — MSNDDETERETSESPNSSSDSHETGPSVGGALETALQAGLRSLSDGLANLLEEAKSDRAAPRARPSTGREGEDPRPDDVKRERKTRTNGSTAEACLIDTRVTDDEFVVVADMLGASIDDITVAIDPRTNELVIRKSARVVGRVELPRDSPDITKAWFKNGILEVYLKADDSEPLEESRA; from the coding sequence ATGAGCAACGACGACGAAACCGAGCGGGAAACCAGTGAATCGCCGAACTCCTCGTCCGACAGTCACGAAACGGGTCCCTCCGTTGGAGGCGCTCTTGAAACCGCTCTTCAGGCCGGACTGCGGTCGTTGTCCGACGGGTTGGCGAATCTACTCGAAGAGGCCAAAAGCGACAGAGCGGCCCCTCGAGCCCGTCCCTCGACCGGCAGAGAGGGGGAAGATCCGCGCCCAGACGACGTGAAACGCGAGCGGAAGACGCGGACGAACGGATCGACGGCCGAAGCGTGTTTGATCGACACTCGCGTCACCGACGACGAATTCGTCGTCGTCGCTGATATGCTCGGTGCAAGTATAGACGACATCACGGTCGCTATCGATCCACGAACGAACGAACTCGTTATCAGGAAGTCCGCGAGAGTCGTCGGACGGGTCGAACTCCCGCGGGACTCGCCCGACATCACGAAAGCGTGGTTCAAGAACGGGATCCTCGAAGTCTATCTGAAAGCGGACGATTCCGAACCACTCGAGGAGTCACGCGCCTAG
- a CDS encoding DMT family transporter yields the protein MTFAVPDSLLGVLLASVAAVGFAGQFLCIRLGTDDGDVTDAVLVVLASHVVLLAPAVFALHSRPYAALVTPLSVASFAAAGIVGMFVARLLMFTSIEALGANVTSPVIASNVLFATIFAVVVLGERLTASHFVGIVLIVAGIAVVSWETAAAADTDRSIRETGKTIVLPLAAAVCIGIEPIFVSIGLAEGTPILPGLVVMASAATAGFVGYLAVTGSLGGVPLRSPSTAWYVAGGLSTTVGFVAYFAALAVAPVVLVMPLLQLTPLLVVVLSVLFLPRRLERVTWRVTASAVVVVLGATVVSVVG from the coding sequence ATGACATTCGCGGTTCCGGATTCGCTGCTCGGCGTCCTCCTGGCGAGCGTCGCCGCCGTCGGGTTCGCAGGGCAGTTTCTCTGCATCCGGCTCGGAACCGACGACGGGGACGTCACCGACGCGGTCCTCGTCGTCCTGGCCAGTCACGTCGTCCTGCTCGCGCCGGCCGTGTTCGCGCTCCACTCGCGGCCGTACGCGGCGCTTGTCACGCCGCTCTCGGTCGCGTCGTTCGCGGCGGCCGGCATCGTCGGTATGTTCGTCGCGCGCCTGCTGATGTTCACCAGTATCGAGGCGCTCGGCGCGAACGTGACTTCCCCCGTAATCGCGTCGAACGTCCTCTTCGCGACGATCTTCGCCGTCGTCGTCCTCGGGGAACGGCTGACCGCGAGTCACTTCGTCGGAATCGTCCTGATCGTCGCCGGCATCGCCGTCGTCTCCTGGGAGACCGCAGCCGCCGCCGATACCGACCGATCCATCCGAGAGACGGGCAAGACGATCGTGCTGCCGCTCGCCGCCGCCGTCTGTATCGGTATCGAACCGATCTTCGTCTCGATCGGGCTCGCCGAAGGGACGCCGATCCTGCCCGGCCTCGTCGTCATGGCGAGCGCCGCGACCGCCGGCTTCGTCGGCTACCTGGCGGTGACCGGCTCGCTGGGCGGGGTCCCCCTTCGCAGTCCGTCGACGGCGTGGTACGTCGCGGGCGGGCTCTCGACGACCGTCGGCTTCGTCGCGTACTTCGCGGCGCTCGCGGTCGCACCCGTCGTCCTCGTCATGCCGCTGCTCCAACTTACGCCGTTGCTGGTCGTCGTCCTCTCCGTCCTGTTTCTCCCGCGGCGACTCGAGCGCGTCACCTGGCGCGTCACCGCCTCCGCGGTCGTCGTCGTTCTGGGTGCGACGGTCGTCTCCGTCGTGGGGTGA
- a CDS encoding arginase family protein: MTELCVYYDDAALAHVPPAGDFEMPWTGRLAVREPHPDRRERIENVRSILRSELGDRTTWADIEPATETELTRVHAASYVEAVRSWADDGGGRLTAETGGNAETYRAAATAAGGAIAAAEHAADPGTSALPYALVRPSGHHAQSSQSDGFCFFNNVAVAAAHLLETGRADRVAVLDWDVHHANGTQEIFDDRDDVLLVSLHNDHWPWDEVSHPQSCDLTEQGTGDGEGYTVNVPLPAGTGDDGYRYAMDELVGPVLGAFDPDVLLVSAGQDPGTMDPLGRNTVTKAGFESLGERARALASEHADDSLALVQEGGYQITHLAYATLGVLEGALGLESEIDDPFAWMAGNPALAEQAVDRAIEAHADYWPLE, encoded by the coding sequence ATGACCGAGCTGTGCGTCTATTACGACGACGCGGCGCTGGCACACGTTCCTCCCGCGGGCGATTTCGAGATGCCGTGGACCGGCCGGCTGGCGGTGAGAGAGCCCCATCCGGATCGGCGCGAACGCATCGAGAACGTCCGGTCCATCCTCCGGAGCGAGCTCGGCGATCGGACGACCTGGGCCGACATCGAGCCGGCGACCGAAACCGAACTGACCCGCGTTCACGCCGCGTCGTACGTCGAGGCGGTTCGCTCCTGGGCCGACGACGGCGGCGGTCGGCTCACGGCGGAAACGGGCGGCAACGCGGAAACGTATCGCGCCGCGGCGACCGCCGCTGGCGGAGCGATCGCCGCCGCCGAACACGCGGCCGACCCCGGAACCTCGGCGCTCCCGTACGCGCTCGTCCGGCCGAGCGGCCACCACGCGCAGTCGTCCCAGAGCGACGGCTTTTGCTTTTTCAACAACGTCGCCGTCGCCGCAGCCCACTTGCTCGAGACGGGGCGAGCGGACCGCGTGGCGGTCCTCGACTGGGACGTCCACCACGCGAACGGGACCCAGGAGATCTTCGACGACCGCGACGACGTCCTCCTCGTCAGCCTCCACAACGACCACTGGCCGTGGGACGAGGTGAGCCACCCGCAGTCGTGCGATCTCACCGAGCAGGGGACCGGCGACGGCGAGGGGTACACGGTCAACGTTCCGCTCCCGGCCGGCACCGGCGACGACGGGTACCGGTACGCGATGGACGAACTCGTCGGGCCGGTACTGGGAGCGTTCGATCCCGACGTCCTGCTGGTGAGCGCGGGCCAGGACCCGGGGACGATGGATCCGCTGGGGCGGAACACCGTCACGAAAGCCGGCTTCGAGTCCCTGGGCGAGCGGGCGCGGGCGCTGGCGTCCGAGCACGCGGACGACTCCCTCGCCCTCGTACAGGAGGGCGGCTATCAGATAACCCACCTCGCGTACGCGACGCTCGGCGTCCTCGAGGGCGCGCTCGGACTCGAGTCCGAGATCGACGATCCGTTCGCGTGGATGGCAGGAAACCCGGCGCTCGCCGAGCAGGCGGTCGACCGGGCGATCGAGGCGCACGCTGACTACTGGCCGCTCGAGTAG
- a CDS encoding ABC transporter ATP-binding protein: MSGISLTGVSKRYPGGVLAVKGVDIDIESGEFVTLVGPSGCGKTTTLRTIAGFETPTDGSIRIDGEDVTDAPPYERDTGMVFQDFALFPHMTIHENIAYGMEASGEYTDEEIDARVAEMLELVELPGVGDRTPDQLSGGQQQRIALARALAPRPKALLLDEPLASLDKQLREQMQVELRRIQQEIGITTVFVTHNQEEALTMSDRLAVMNDGRFEQVGPPDQVYNDPDTRFVADFLGTANIFDGSVTAVDDGYATVDCGDVTVRSKSRPGIEPGADVSVVVRPERFEFGTASADGGTRSTGSVENVFEGEITFKRHLGSSVEFRLETEAGRELVVVRRSGLNQRSSGQRATVRVDPDDCRIVEE; encoded by the coding sequence ATGAGCGGGATCTCACTCACCGGGGTCTCGAAGCGCTATCCGGGTGGCGTCCTCGCCGTCAAGGGGGTCGACATCGACATCGAGAGCGGGGAGTTCGTCACGCTCGTGGGGCCGTCGGGCTGTGGCAAGACCACGACGCTGCGGACGATCGCCGGCTTCGAAACGCCGACGGATGGGTCGATCCGCATCGACGGCGAGGACGTGACCGACGCGCCGCCGTACGAGCGCGACACGGGGATGGTGTTTCAGGACTTCGCGCTGTTCCCGCACATGACCATCCACGAGAACATCGCGTACGGCATGGAAGCGTCGGGCGAGTACACCGACGAGGAGATCGACGCGCGAGTGGCCGAAATGCTCGAGCTGGTCGAATTGCCCGGCGTCGGCGATCGAACGCCGGATCAGCTCTCCGGCGGACAGCAACAGCGGATCGCGCTCGCTCGAGCGCTGGCACCGCGCCCGAAGGCGCTGTTGCTCGACGAGCCCCTGGCCAGTCTCGACAAGCAACTCAGAGAACAAATGCAAGTCGAGTTGCGCCGAATCCAGCAGGAGATCGGGATCACGACCGTCTTCGTCACGCACAACCAGGAAGAGGCGCTGACGATGTCCGATCGACTCGCCGTGATGAACGACGGCCGGTTCGAACAGGTCGGCCCGCCGGACCAAGTGTACAACGATCCCGACACGCGATTCGTCGCGGACTTCCTCGGCACCGCGAACATCTTCGACGGCTCGGTGACGGCGGTCGACGACGGGTACGCGACCGTCGACTGCGGAGACGTGACCGTTCGGTCGAAGAGCCGCCCCGGGATCGAGCCCGGCGCGGACGTTTCGGTCGTCGTTCGACCGGAGCGGTTCGAGTTCGGGACCGCGAGCGCCGACGGCGGGACCCGCTCGACGGGCAGCGTCGAGAACGTCTTCGAGGGCGAAATCACGTTCAAACGGCACCTCGGCAGCAGCGTCGAGTTCCGGCTCGAGACCGAGGCGGGCAGAGAGCTCGTCGTCGTTCGCCGGAGCGGCCTGAACCAGCGATCGTCGGGGCAGCGAGCGACTGTTCGCGTCGATCCCGACGACTGCCGAATCGTGGAGGAATAG
- a CDS encoding nitrilase family protein: protein MSSPADARIVVAQTVPEFGAVEANRDRTVDAVRENADADLVVLPELATTGYVFESTDELAAVAEPRDGPTGRAWAAVAAETGTWIVGGFAEADDDAFYNSALVVSPDGVEGVYRKVHRWNEEKRWFAAGDDVPVFETPFGRLGVQICNDLWFPEQTISQARAGADLVAVPTNWVPEPAGDDGTAGDERPAGWTMGVHQTVAHANANRVFVACADRAGTERGTSFEGQSVIVDPNGVPVAGPAPRTGEHALAADCDLRRARRKALTDRDDALADRRPDVYDLE, encoded by the coding sequence GTGAGTTCGCCGGCCGACGCCAGGATCGTCGTCGCACAGACGGTCCCGGAATTCGGGGCCGTCGAGGCCAATCGGGACCGAACCGTCGACGCCGTCCGGGAGAACGCCGACGCCGATCTCGTCGTGCTGCCGGAGCTCGCGACCACGGGCTACGTGTTCGAGTCGACCGACGAACTCGCGGCCGTGGCCGAACCGCGCGACGGTCCGACCGGCCGGGCCTGGGCGGCCGTCGCCGCCGAGACCGGCACGTGGATCGTGGGCGGGTTCGCCGAGGCCGACGACGACGCGTTCTACAACAGCGCGCTGGTGGTTTCGCCCGACGGCGTCGAGGGAGTCTACCGAAAGGTCCACCGCTGGAACGAGGAGAAGCGATGGTTCGCGGCCGGCGACGACGTCCCGGTCTTCGAGACGCCGTTCGGCCGGCTCGGCGTGCAGATCTGCAACGACCTCTGGTTTCCGGAACAGACGATCTCGCAGGCTCGAGCCGGTGCCGACCTCGTCGCCGTGCCGACGAACTGGGTTCCCGAGCCGGCGGGTGACGACGGGACGGCGGGCGACGAACGGCCCGCCGGCTGGACGATGGGCGTCCATCAGACGGTCGCACACGCCAACGCGAACCGCGTGTTCGTGGCCTGTGCCGATCGCGCGGGAACCGAACGCGGAACCTCGTTCGAGGGGCAGAGCGTCATCGTCGATCCGAACGGCGTGCCGGTCGCGGGCCCCGCTCCGCGGACGGGTGAGCACGCGCTCGCCGCCGACTGCGACCTCCGGCGAGCGCGGCGCAAGGCGCTGACGGATCGCGACGACGCCCTCGCGGACCGCCGGCCGGACGTCTACGACCTCGAGTAG
- a CDS encoding ABC transporter substrate-binding protein — protein sequence MPGKYTHGRRKFLRTTAASGSAISLAGLAGCTGFLESGDDALTVAVYGGVFQEVMDEHLFGPFTEEVDFEVKSEAQPTSEEALTQYENGVQAGEAPVDVAIMAQTGVLQGLNSDLWHIWDEGDFENLEYISDDLVGEADGGISSVGALSWYINLVQNTEEIEEPIDTWEALWDDQYEDQLGLLGYASNSFLLDVTAEVFFDGQEILTDQDGVLEVFEKLEEVKPQANFWYENEAEFQQRLRDGEVPGGMLYSDITLVMQDDGAPVQSNFVSEGSILDSGHWVTLETSELKDEAQQFIDYASRPEVQDRVAENLYTSPTIDREHSEIDDETYEKIAGPGPDEAIVPSYELYVEEEDWVNERWEEFIVGE from the coding sequence ATGCCAGGTAAGTACACGCACGGACGACGGAAATTCCTTCGAACGACCGCAGCCAGCGGAAGCGCGATTTCGCTGGCCGGACTCGCAGGATGTACGGGCTTTCTCGAGAGCGGTGACGACGCGCTAACGGTAGCCGTTTACGGCGGCGTCTTCCAGGAGGTGATGGACGAACACCTGTTCGGTCCGTTTACCGAGGAGGTCGACTTCGAGGTCAAGTCGGAGGCCCAGCCCACTTCCGAGGAAGCACTCACCCAGTACGAGAACGGCGTTCAGGCGGGCGAAGCGCCCGTCGACGTCGCGATTATGGCTCAGACGGGGGTCCTCCAGGGCCTCAACTCCGATCTCTGGCACATCTGGGACGAGGGCGACTTCGAGAACCTCGAGTACATCAGCGACGACCTCGTCGGCGAAGCCGACGGGGGTATCTCGAGCGTTGGTGCGCTGTCGTGGTACATCAACCTCGTTCAGAACACCGAGGAGATCGAGGAACCGATCGACACGTGGGAAGCGCTGTGGGACGACCAGTACGAGGACCAGCTCGGCCTGCTGGGCTACGCATCGAACTCGTTCCTGCTCGACGTCACGGCGGAGGTGTTCTTCGACGGACAGGAGATCCTGACCGACCAGGACGGCGTGCTCGAGGTGTTCGAGAAGCTCGAGGAAGTGAAGCCCCAGGCCAACTTCTGGTACGAGAACGAAGCGGAGTTCCAGCAGCGGCTCCGCGACGGCGAGGTACCCGGTGGCATGCTGTACAGCGACATCACGCTGGTCATGCAGGACGACGGCGCGCCGGTGCAGTCGAACTTCGTCTCGGAGGGATCGATCCTCGACTCCGGGCACTGGGTGACGCTCGAGACCTCGGAGCTGAAAGACGAGGCGCAGCAGTTCATCGATTACGCGAGCCGACCCGAAGTGCAGGACCGCGTCGCCGAGAACCTCTACACGAGCCCGACGATCGATCGCGAGCACTCCGAGATCGACGACGAGACCTACGAGAAGATCGCGGGTCCGGGGCCGGACGAAGCCATCGTCCCGAGCTACGAGCTCTACGTCGAGGAGGAAGACTGGGTCAACGAACGCTGGGAGGAGTTCATCGTCGGCGAATGA